Proteins encoded within one genomic window of Couchioplanes caeruleus:
- a CDS encoding MFS transporter gives MSHTQAPRAGLREWTGLAVLALPAMLIVMDMTVLHLAVPRLSADLAPTSSQLLWITDIYGFFVAGFLITMGTLGDRTGRRRLLLIGAAAFAAASVLAAYADSAEMLIAARALLGLAGATLMPSTLSLLRVMFLDERQRTIAISVWTLSFTIGASIGPLVGGLMLENFWWGSVFLMAVPVMVLLVIAGPALLPEYRADDAGRLDLISSALSLAAVLPAVYGIKEIARAGVSLTALLTIAAGLLAGWLFLHRQRRLADPLIDLSLFREARFSVSLGTLAALSFMMFGINLFIVQSLQLVHGLSPLEAGLWTLPGSIGGVLGTVIATSLLRVVRKAYVMASALGLAAAGLALVTQVGPADFALLVTGLAVISSGIAAALNLGTDLVVSSVPEERASAASAVSETGNEFGGALGLAVLGSVGTAVYSGQVRDELPAGIPAEWADSATETLAGALEVVRRLPAAEGARLADVARDAFSNGLAVISGIGAVLIAVSAAVVAVKLRDLQSQDEPEASPDSEDQYSRR, from the coding sequence ATGAGCCACACGCAGGCCCCCCGGGCCGGCTTGAGGGAGTGGACCGGCCTGGCCGTCCTCGCCCTGCCGGCCATGCTGATCGTGATGGACATGACGGTGCTGCATCTCGCCGTGCCGAGGCTCAGCGCCGACCTGGCCCCCACGAGCTCGCAGTTGCTGTGGATCACTGACATCTACGGGTTCTTCGTCGCGGGCTTCCTCATCACGATGGGAACGCTCGGCGACCGTACAGGGCGCCGCCGCCTGCTGCTGATCGGCGCCGCGGCGTTCGCGGCGGCGTCGGTGCTCGCGGCGTACGCCGACAGCGCCGAGATGCTGATCGCCGCCCGCGCGCTGCTGGGCCTCGCCGGTGCCACGCTGATGCCCTCGACGCTCTCGCTGCTGCGCGTCATGTTCCTCGACGAACGCCAGCGCACGATCGCCATCTCGGTCTGGACCCTCAGCTTCACCATCGGCGCCTCCATCGGCCCGCTCGTCGGCGGCCTGATGCTGGAGAACTTCTGGTGGGGATCGGTGTTCCTGATGGCGGTCCCGGTGATGGTGCTGCTCGTCATCGCCGGCCCCGCCCTGCTCCCGGAGTACCGCGCCGACGATGCCGGGCGCCTGGACCTGATCAGCTCCGCGCTGTCGCTGGCCGCCGTCCTGCCCGCCGTGTACGGCATCAAGGAGATCGCCCGCGCCGGCGTGAGCCTCACCGCGCTGCTGACCATCGCCGCGGGCCTGCTCGCCGGCTGGCTGTTCCTGCACCGTCAGCGCCGCCTCGCGGACCCGCTCATCGATCTGAGCCTGTTCCGCGAGGCGCGCTTCTCCGTCTCGCTCGGGACGCTCGCCGCCCTGTCGTTCATGATGTTCGGCATCAACCTGTTCATCGTCCAGTCCCTGCAACTCGTCCACGGGTTGTCACCGCTCGAGGCGGGGCTGTGGACGCTGCCGGGCAGCATCGGCGGCGTGCTCGGCACGGTGATCGCGACCAGCCTGCTGCGCGTCGTACGCAAGGCGTACGTGATGGCCTCCGCCCTGGGTCTGGCCGCCGCGGGCCTGGCACTGGTGACCCAGGTCGGTCCCGCCGACTTCGCGTTGCTGGTGACCGGTCTCGCCGTGATCTCCAGCGGCATCGCGGCCGCCCTGAACCTCGGCACGGACCTGGTCGTCAGCTCCGTCCCGGAGGAACGCGCCAGCGCGGCCTCCGCGGTGTCGGAGACGGGCAACGAGTTCGGCGGCGCCCTGGGCCTCGCCGTGCTGGGCAGCGTCGGCACCGCCGTCTACAGCGGTCAGGTCCGGGATGAGCTCCCGGCCGGCATCCCGGCCGAGTGGGCCGATAGCGCCACCGAGACGCTGGCCGGAGCCCTGGAGGTGGTCCGGCGACTCCCGGCTGCCGAGGGGGCCCGCCTCGCCGACGTGGCCCGTGACGCGTTCAGCAACGGGTTGGCGGTGATCTCCGGCATCGGCGCCGTGCTGATTGCGGTCTCCGCGGCCGTGGTGGCGGTCAAGCTGCGTGACCTTCAGTCCCAGGACGAGCCCGAGGCGTCCCCCGATTCGGAGGACCAGTACTCCCGCCGCTGA
- the metK gene encoding methionine adenosyltransferase — protein MPASRLFTSESVTEGHPDKIADQISDGILDALLSQDPRSRVAVETLITTGQVHVAGEVTTQAYADIPSIVRETILGIGYDSSKKGFDGASCGVSVSIGSQSPDIAQGVDSAVELREGNSEHVLDAQGAGDQGMMFGFACSETPELMPLPIALAHRLARRLSAARKDGTIPYLRPDGKTQVTIEYDGLRPVRLDTVVVSSQHAADISLESLLTPDVREHVIAPELEGLGLDTEGYRLLVNPTGRFEIGGPMGDAGLTGRKIIVDTYGGYARHGGGAFSGKDPSKVDRSAAYAMRWVAKNVVAAGLAERCETQVAYAIGKAHPVSLFVETFGTENVPVERIEKAIHEVFDLRPAAIIRDLDLLRPIYQQTAAYGHFGRELPELLWENTGRAQDLKSA, from the coding sequence ATGCCCGCTTCCCGCCTGTTCACTTCCGAGTCGGTCACGGAAGGCCACCCGGACAAGATCGCTGATCAGATCAGCGACGGTATTCTCGACGCCCTGCTCTCGCAGGACCCGCGCAGCCGCGTTGCGGTGGAGACCCTGATCACGACCGGTCAGGTGCACGTCGCCGGCGAGGTGACGACCCAGGCGTACGCGGACATTCCCAGCATCGTGCGCGAAACCATCCTCGGCATCGGCTACGACTCGTCGAAGAAGGGTTTCGACGGCGCGTCCTGCGGCGTCAGCGTCTCCATCGGCTCGCAGTCGCCGGACATCGCCCAGGGCGTGGACAGCGCGGTCGAGCTGCGCGAGGGCAACTCCGAGCACGTCCTGGACGCGCAGGGTGCGGGCGATCAGGGCATGATGTTCGGCTTCGCCTGCTCGGAGACGCCGGAGCTGATGCCGTTGCCGATCGCGCTCGCCCACCGCCTGGCGCGGCGCCTGTCGGCCGCCCGCAAGGACGGCACGATCCCCTACCTGCGGCCGGACGGTAAGACCCAGGTCACCATCGAGTACGACGGCCTGCGCCCGGTCCGCCTCGACACGGTCGTCGTGTCGTCGCAGCACGCCGCGGACATCTCGCTCGAGTCGCTGCTGACCCCCGACGTCCGCGAGCACGTCATCGCCCCCGAGCTCGAGGGCCTGGGCCTGGACACCGAGGGCTACCGGCTGCTGGTCAACCCGACCGGCCGGTTCGAGATCGGCGGGCCGATGGGCGACGCCGGCCTGACCGGTCGCAAGATCATCGTGGATACGTACGGTGGCTACGCCCGTCATGGTGGTGGCGCGTTCTCCGGCAAGGATCCGTCCAAGGTGGACCGGTCGGCCGCGTACGCGATGCGGTGGGTGGCCAAGAACGTGGTGGCGGCGGGCCTTGCCGAGCGGTGTGAGACGCAGGTCGCGTACGCGATCGGTAAGGCGCACCCGGTGAGCCTGTTCGTGGAGACGTTCGGCACGGAGAACGTGCCGGTGGAGCGGATCGAGAAGGCCATTCACGAGGTGTTCGACCTGCGCCCGGCCGCGATCATCCGCGATCTGGATCTGCTGCGTCCGATCTACCAGCAGACCGCGGCGTACGGTCACTTCGGCCGTGAGCTTCCGGAACTGCTCTGGGAGAACACGGGCCGCGCCCAGGACCTCAAGTCCGCGTGA
- a CDS encoding NADAR family protein, whose product MVRSVRSVPGLIAAEATQDRIKFLFFWGHQPERDGGIGAGCLSQWWAAPFTVDGVEFATAEHYMMWRKATLFDDHGMAERILAAPHPKAAKALGGRVAGFDQRTWDEHRFPIVVAGNLAKFGRHSPLRAFLLGTGERVLVEASPVDRIWGIGLAHDDPAAADPRRWRGLNLLGFALMEVRESLRQTDASLLRDGYSSPS is encoded by the coding sequence ATGGTGAGATCGGTGCGCAGCGTCCCTGGTCTGATCGCCGCGGAGGCGACGCAAGATCGAATCAAGTTCCTCTTCTTCTGGGGGCATCAGCCCGAACGGGACGGTGGCATCGGCGCCGGCTGTCTGAGCCAGTGGTGGGCGGCGCCGTTCACCGTCGACGGCGTGGAGTTCGCGACCGCGGAGCACTACATGATGTGGCGCAAGGCGACACTGTTCGACGATCACGGCATGGCCGAACGCATCCTCGCCGCGCCGCATCCGAAGGCGGCCAAGGCCTTGGGCGGCCGCGTCGCAGGCTTCGATCAGCGGACCTGGGACGAGCACCGCTTTCCCATCGTGGTCGCCGGGAACCTGGCGAAATTCGGCCGGCACTCACCGTTGCGCGCCTTCCTGTTGGGCACGGGGGAGCGGGTCCTCGTCGAGGCCAGTCCGGTCGACCGGATCTGGGGTATCGGTCTCGCCCACGACGATCCGGCCGCGGCCGACCCCCGTCGTTGGCGAGGGCTCAATTTGTTGGGATTCGCCCTCATGGAGGTACGGGAGTCTCTCAGGCAGACCGATGCGTCCCTGTTGCGAGACGGGTATTCGTCACCGAGTTGA
- a CDS encoding GNAT family N-acetyltransferase, whose translation MGDRQRDGYVLTNDAARVDVDRVHKWLGEQSYWATGRSYEAVVRSMEGSLPYSIFAGGEQVAIARAVTDGATFAWLCDVFVDVDHRGRGLGQWLVDSILEDLSAQGIPRFLLATRDAHGVYRRSGFEVLDGADRYMEIDRRPTRAAVLGRA comes from the coding sequence ATGGGGGATCGTCAGCGTGACGGCTACGTGCTGACCAACGACGCGGCACGGGTCGATGTGGATCGAGTTCACAAGTGGCTGGGTGAGCAGTCCTACTGGGCCACCGGGCGTTCTTACGAGGCCGTGGTGCGCTCCATGGAGGGCTCATTGCCGTACTCGATCTTCGCCGGCGGCGAGCAGGTGGCAATTGCCCGGGCCGTGACGGACGGAGCGACCTTCGCGTGGCTCTGTGACGTGTTCGTCGACGTCGACCACCGAGGGCGAGGACTGGGCCAGTGGTTGGTCGACAGCATCCTCGAGGATCTCTCCGCCCAAGGAATTCCCCGGTTCCTGCTGGCCACCAGAGACGCCCATGGGGTGTACCGACGTTCCGGCTTCGAGGTCCTCGACGGCGCTGACCGTTACATGGAGATCGACCGTCGCCCGACGCGAGCTGCCGTGCTGGGGCGCGCCTGA